In Primulina eburnea isolate SZY01 chromosome 3, ASM2296580v1, whole genome shotgun sequence, one DNA window encodes the following:
- the LOC140826052 gene encoding LOW QUALITY PROTEIN: cytochrome P450 71A6-like (The sequence of the model RefSeq protein was modified relative to this genomic sequence to represent the inferred CDS: deleted 3 bases in 2 codons): MVAFSSVIIPLLSTIFFIIFLYKWRYNSASKPGKTLPPSPRKLPIIGNLHQLTSHPHRFFHSLSKRYGPLLTVHFGSTPVLVASSADAAREIMKNKDLIFASRPKMGVAEKMLYGAKDVVFAPYSDYWRQMRSICVLHLLSNKMVQSFRRVREEETSAMIERIRGLGSATINFSDMFSSLTNDVVCRVVLGRKYGVFEDFVRRTVEVFGTTNIGDYFPWLAWINKINGFDSKVDKVCKDFDEFLEGVIRVHRYQERQGKDSVVSDFVDILLEFQRENKDTSPIEDEALKALLLDMFVGGTDTTQTLLEWTLAELLKHPKIMAKLQKEVRQIAGTKQEITEDDVEKMRYLKAVIKESLRLHPPVPLLVPRVTSVDTNVLGYDVAAGTQVLISAWTIGRDPSLWKNPEEFNPERFFETNIDFRGLNFEFIPFGAGRRGCPGISFAIPLDELALAKLLHKFDIMLPNGVKEKDLDMTDAIGMTVHKNIPVSAVAASPQTF; this comes from the exons ATGGTGGCTTTCTCCTCCGTCATAATCCCACTTCTCTCCACCATTTTCTTCATCATCTTCCTCTACAAATGGAGATATAACAGC GCTTCAAAACCTGGGAAAACTCTACCGCCATCACCGAGAAAGCTTCCCATTATCGGTAACCTCCACCAACTCACCTCGCACCCCCACCGCTTCTTCCATTCCTTGTCCAAACGCTACGGCCCGCTGCTTACGGTCCACTTCGGCAGCACACCGGTGCTAGTTGCCTCTTCGGCAGATGCAGCACGTGAGATCATGAAAAACAAGGACTTGATCTTTGCAAGCAGGCCGAAAATGGGCGTCGCTGAGAAGATGCTATACGGAGCCAAGGACGTGGTGTTCGCCCCGTACAGCGACTATTGGAGGCAGATGAGAAGCATATGCGTGCTCCATCTTCTTAGTAACAAAATGGTTCAATCTTTTCGTCGTGTGCGAGAGGAGGAAACGTCTGCTATGATCGAAAGGATCAGGGGATTGGGATCTGCTACTATAAACTTTAGTGACATGTTTTCATCACTCACCAACGATGTAGTGTGCAGGGTGGTGTTGGGCAGGAAATATGGGGTGTTTGAGGACTTTGTGAGGCGGACTGTTGAGGTGTTTGGTACTACGAACATAGGGGATTACTTCCCTTGGCTTGCTtggattaataaaataaatggaTTCGATTCTAAAGTGGATAAAGTGTGTAAAGATTTTGATGAGTTTTTGGAGGGTGTGATAAGGGTTCATAGATACCAGGAGAGGCAAGGAAAAGATAGT GTGGTGTCGGACTTTGTGGATATATTGCTTGAATTTCAGAGAGAGAACAAGGATACCTCTCCTATTGAAGATGAAGCATTGAAAGCTCTTCTTTTG GACATGTTTGTTGGAGGAACTGATACAACACAAACCCTTTTAGAATGGACGCTTGCTGAGCTCTTAAAGCATCCCAAAATCATGGCAAAACTGCAGAAAGAAGTAAGGCAAATAGCTGGAACTAAACAAGAGATTactgaagatgatgtagaaaaAATGCGTTATCTAAAAGCCGTGATAAAAGAAAGCCTACGACTCCACCCTCCAGTTCCGTTACTCGTCCCCCGAGTGACATCTGTCGACACGAATGTACTAGGGTACGATGTCGCAGCAGGCACACAAGTTTTGATCAGCGCATGGACAATCGGAAGAGACCCTTCCCTTTGGAAAAATCCCGAAGAATTTAACCCGGAGAGATTCTTCGAAACGAACATCGACTTCAGAGGGCTGAATTTCGAGTTTATTCCATTCGGTGCTGGTCGAAGAGGGTGTCCTGGTATCTCATTCGCCATACCTCTTGATGAACTTGCTTTGGCGAAATTATTGCATAAATTCGACATTATGTTGCCTAATGGAGTAAAGGAGAAGGATTTGGACATGACGGATGCCATTGGAATGACCGTCCACAAAAACATTCCCGTGTCCGCCGTAGCCGCCTCTCCACAGACCTTTTAG
- the LOC140826053 gene encoding protein GL2-INTERACTING REPRESSOR 1, whose translation MSRRNGPKLDLKLNLSPPRMLSNPLVESPSRSLTVSPTSPPSSCVSSERNLDESPRYASSPEATSMMLVGCPRCLMYVMLAEEDPRCPKCKSTVLLDVIPDSNTINNTTTGRKTKKS comes from the coding sequence ATGAGCAGAAGGAATGGACCTAAACTCGACCTCAAGTTGAATCTCTCGCCTCCTAGAATGCTCAGCAATCCTCTGGTTGAGTCCCCCAGCCGGTCGTTGACGGTATCACCAACATCCCCACCGAGCTCTTGCGTGTCGTCGGAGCGGAACCTGGACGAGTCCCCCCGATACGCCTCCAGCCCGGAGGCGACGTCCATGATGCTGGTGGGGTGCCCTAGATGCCTCATGTATGTGATGCTGGCGGAGGAGGATCCCAGATGCCCCAAATGCAAAAGCACCGTTTTGCTCGACGTAATCCCTGATAGCAACACTATCAACAACACCACCACCGGAAGAAAGACGAAGAAGAGTTAG